The Aedes albopictus strain Foshan chromosome 2, AalbF5, whole genome shotgun sequence region TGGTTACTACAGAAGATATCGTGTAAGTGTTGCGCAAAAAACTATTAGGCGAAACAGTGTGAATCATTCAGTTGAGTAGAACTCTTGAACCGTGCACAGTTTGAGTGTGATGCTGATCTCGGATTCCTTTCAACGAAAATTGTTGTGTTACTCATCGAGTCAAAACAGAGAAGAAGTTGGACCCACTGGATACTACTGAGTCGCACATTTGCAAACCGCTTGCAAATCGATCACTGCCAGATCATTTCCTACAAGAGGAACTACGTATCTTCATCGGACCCagcaatatgatgcagaataatgGTAAGtcgaatcaatattttttttaattgagtgATTTTAAGTGAAGTGCGTATGTGTATATGATTTTAGTTCTCTTAGCACAAAATGAAAGTTACAACATTCTAATAGAATgctattattgtatttttttttatttgagtttgAGAAAGGCAAGTGACAAAAATTGCACGTAAATAAAtcctttttttttataattatatttGTTGGCTTTTTCACATGAACTCTTGATCAAATTGAAGATTATGAACTATGAATATTGCAATCTTTGGAATGCTTGAACATTCTATGGCAGTTTCGTTTCTCAAGATCATGTTAGTAAAGCATGTAGAAAAGTTTTATTATTTGCGAATAAATCCTTTTTGCTTTTCTCACACCATAAAAACATTAAATAAATACCACTTGTATTCGATCCACAGCCCTGAGTAACGGGAGCAACATATTTTGACTAATTAGATAAAGTGTTATTCAATgaatttcttatccatttgttgatCAATTCAAAATATTTTGGTGGTAAACAAAATGTACGATATTgcaaaatttataagaaaaaaataattttaaagaatCATCTGATTTAATCATGTGGTTATAGAGGAACGAATCTATCAAAAATCTATCAACAATTTATTTCCCGGTTGGTTTCTCCTACTATTCTAACGGATTTGGGATCCCTTAAAAGAAGGTTAGGATCTATTGTAAACTATAATAGCAATTTTACCTCGATTCAACATTATCCAACCACGTATTGCAATAAcatgatattttttaaatttatatcgtACACCTTCAAGCTGGTAATTTCAAGAATGACCAAAACGCACAGCGACACAAAATAAACATGTTAGATaatgtgacaaaaaaaaaacagcaattcttttgataagtgtaagaagggctCCTTCCACCATTGGTGGATTAAATCAGATCTTTTTGTTTTTAATCTCGGAATGCTTgaaaaaacaaatttgttttttttttcatttttatcattttttgtatTAATATTTATTATTACTTATCAAAAATTTAGTAAGAGGGACAATCTCCTCGCGATTTTCTTTTAATCCGTTTGCACAGACCGTCAAACTTGCCGAATGACAAGACTAGACGAGATAAGGGAGTACGTAGAGAGGGAATTTAAAAATCTCTGCAAAAGCAAAAATAGGGCAAGATCATTACAGGGTGTTCTAACGAAACAAGAGCTTCTCAAAGACCATTTAATCGAATTTGAGACACTCGTAAAAGCGTATGAACACAGACATAACACAGAGGACTGGAACAAATTGACTGACGATCTAGAATTCGTCAGAACACGAGTAAACCAATCGCTGAAACTTTTAAACGGGACATCGATAGCCCCAGAAAGATTAGAAAATAGGTCAAGGAGAAATTCAGACTACTGCCTTGAAATGCAAACCCCTGCATTAGGGCAAGGTGAGCCCTTAGAACAAGGAGATAGTCAGGTCTGGGAAACCCCACAATTCTCATCGTCGTTTAATAGCTCGAGAATAAGTCAAATTCAATTCCCAGAACACATAGGTTCAAGGGAAATAACACAAGAGGAACGTAGCTGTCAGGATCACTCAGAAGAAATTGATCTGGACAACACGAGCTTCATTAAAACATTAGACAatcttaaattaaaattttataaatatagtGGGATACTAAATAAATCATTTAGTAAAATGGCAAACCCTGTCCCATATGATTTCCCCATGGTAACAGCGGTccagtgtattccagaatttcacGGAAAACCAGAGGAACTTCAACTATTCCTCATTCAAATAGAATACTTTGCTAATGGTATTCCAGTGGGAACTCCACACACACCACTATTGAACGTGGTGTATACAAAGCTGAGAGGGGAGGCACTACTTCGCCTCCAGGACATCCAAGATGTGACATGGCCGGGGATGAAGAAAAAATTAGAAGAGACTTTCCAGCCAGAAATAGAAACACTAAACCAGGGCGGCACAGAATCATTTGACAGTTATAAAACACGTGCGATGAAGTTGTACCGGTATATTAGCACCATGCCAGACCATGGGAACGATTCCTACGTAGGATCGACATTACGTAAACATTTCCTGGGAGGACTCTGTAGTCGCGCGCTAGCACTAACGGGGAAATCCCAGAGGGATAAAACATTTCCGGAACTCCTGAAATGGCTCGAGAGAGAGTATGAGGAAGTGGAAGAATTAAGAGACATTCATAGGCGACTACAACCGGGTCGGGTTGATAAGCCACGAGGcaataataacaacaacaattacaaccgcaacaacaacaattacaaccgcaacaacaacaattacaaccgcaacaacaacaattacaaccacaacaacaacaacaattacaacc contains the following coding sequences:
- the LOC134288090 gene encoding uncharacterized protein LOC134288090, with amino-acid sequence MTRLDEIREYVEREFKNLCKSKNRARSLQGVLTKQELLKDHLIEFETLVKAYEHRHNTEDWNKLTDDLEFVRTRVNQSLKLLNGTSIAPERLENRSRRNSDYCLEMQTPALGQGEPLEQGDSQVWETPQFSSSFNSSRISQIQFPEHIGSREITQEERSCQDHSEEIDLDNTSFIKTLDNLKLKFYKYSGILNKSFSKMANPVPYDFPMVTAVQCIPEFHGKPEELQLFLIQIEYFANGIPVGTPHTPLLNVVYTKLRGEALLRLQDIQDVTWPGMKKKLEETFQPEIETLNQGGTESFDSYKTRAMKLYRYISTMPDHGNDSYVGSTLRKHFLGGLCSRALALTGKSQRDKTFPELLKWLEREYEEVEELRDIHRRLQPGRVDKPRGNNNNNNYNRNNNNYNRNNNNYNRNNNNYNHNNNNNYNHNNNNNYNQNNNIIP